A region of Candidatus Acidiferrales bacterium DNA encodes the following proteins:
- a CDS encoding DegT/DnrJ/EryC1/StrS family aminotransferase, translated as MSKRIPVCEPFLNGNELEYVMDAVRTGWISSAGIYVKRFEEGFASYCGAKHAVGICNGTSALHVALRAAGICAGDEVIIPDFTMIATAFSVCYTGAKPVSVDAEAETWNIDPEKIESRITKRTKAIMPVSIFGHPCDMDAIGAIARAKGILVIEDAAESVGAEYKGRKTGTLADITAFSFYANKNLTTGEGGMVVTNNLDFYKRAMLLKNLFFPLDGIRNYLHEEIGFNYRMSNLQAAIGLAQLEKADEYRRLRTEHAKMYRKYLIDVPGITMQKDKPDVVNVNWMNGIVVDAAKYGHSRDELMSYLARNGVETRLFFVGMHRQPSLLKYGCNFDGDYNVTDWLSQNGFYLPSGSNLAEDDIRTISDLIAGYAG; from the coding sequence ATGTCAAAGCGGATTCCCGTGTGCGAGCCTTTTTTGAACGGAAATGAGCTTGAATATGTGATGGACGCTGTGAGAACCGGATGGATTTCCTCTGCCGGGATATATGTCAAGAGATTTGAAGAAGGGTTTGCGAGCTATTGCGGAGCTAAACATGCGGTAGGCATCTGTAATGGCACGAGCGCATTACATGTAGCTCTGCGAGCAGCGGGCATATGCGCAGGCGATGAAGTGATCATACCGGATTTCACGATGATTGCCACGGCCTTCTCGGTGTGCTACACAGGGGCTAAGCCGGTGTCTGTCGACGCCGAAGCAGAAACGTGGAACATTGATCCCGAAAAAATCGAATCCCGGATCACAAAAAGAACAAAAGCAATCATGCCGGTCTCGATCTTCGGCCATCCCTGTGACATGGATGCCATAGGCGCGATAGCCCGCGCAAAAGGCATTCTCGTGATTGAGGATGCCGCAGAATCGGTCGGCGCAGAATACAAGGGCAGGAAGACAGGAACTCTCGCGGATATAACCGCTTTCAGTTTTTACGCCAATAAGAATCTGACGACTGGGGAAGGCGGGATGGTGGTTACGAACAATCTCGATTTTTACAAACGAGCGATGCTTTTGAAGAACCTTTTTTTCCCGTTGGACGGAATCCGTAATTACCTTCATGAAGAAATCGGGTTTAACTATAGAATGTCCAATCTCCAGGCCGCAATCGGACTTGCTCAGCTCGAGAAGGCGGACGAGTACAGAAGGCTGCGAACGGAGCACGCGAAGATGTATCGTAAATACTTAATCGACGTTCCTGGAATTACTATGCAAAAGGACAAACCTGATGTGGTAAATGTGAACTGGATGAATGGCATAGTTGTAGATGCCGCGAAATACGGTCATTCGCGAGACGAGTTAATGTCTTATTTGGCCCGGAATGGTGTCGAGACGCGATTGTTCTTTGTTGGTATGCATCGCCAGCCTTCACTCTTGAAGTACGGCTGTAATTTTGATGGAGATTATAACGTGACCGATTGGCTGTCACAAAACGGATTTTATTTGCCGTCAGGAAGTAACCTTGCTGAAGATGATATCAGAACAATAAGTGATCTCATTGCCGGCTATGCCGGATAA
- a CDS encoding class I SAM-dependent methyltransferase produces MIKRYLKNFSGFLDKYYFLKRKVIQLNSVQELKKVFGWTENPVLDRPDIREFDSVDDVNERRLRDAESLGTVLINLKPRVALEIGTANGMGTVLIAANAPGSEIYTINIPPEEVLSGKGGKLTTVALEREKIGIEYKKRNLTNVHQILANTATWSPEIGKIDFAFVDGCHDKEFVFNDTRKVLDNSHKNSFILWHDFSLGLVKNYKWIDEVCSGVEKLYRKGYLTGYIFHVRDSWVGVYRVE; encoded by the coding sequence ATGATCAAAAGATATCTGAAGAATTTTTCAGGCTTTCTTGATAAGTACTACTTTCTTAAAAGGAAAGTAATACAGTTAAACAGCGTCCAAGAATTAAAAAAGGTATTTGGTTGGACCGAAAACCCTGTCTTGGATCGACCGGACATACGCGAGTTCGACTCGGTTGATGATGTCAACGAAAGGAGGTTGCGGGATGCTGAAAGTCTGGGGACAGTGTTGATCAATCTAAAGCCCAGGGTTGCACTTGAAATCGGCACCGCCAACGGCATGGGGACAGTTTTAATTGCTGCAAATGCGCCCGGCTCAGAGATCTACACCATCAACATTCCACCCGAAGAGGTTCTCAGCGGGAAAGGGGGAAAGCTGACGACAGTAGCGCTGGAAAGAGAGAAGATTGGGATCGAATACAAGAAGCGGAACCTGACAAATGTTCACCAGATTCTAGCGAACACTGCTACGTGGTCACCCGAAATTGGTAAGATTGATTTTGCCTTTGTCGATGGTTGCCACGATAAAGAGTTTGTCTTCAATGACACAAGAAAGGTGTTAGACAATTCCCATAAGAATTCATTCATTCTTTGGCATGATTTCAGCCTTGGATTGGTAAAGAACTACAAATGGATCGATGAGGTGTGCTCGGGAGTTGAAAAACTCTATAGGAAGGGTTACTTGACCGGTTACATATTTCATGTCAGAGATTCTTGGGTCGGAGTGTACAGGGTCGAATAA
- a CDS encoding UDP-glucuronic acid decarboxylase family protein — MSTILITGGAGFIGSHLCDRFLTEGENVICMDNFLTGSPDNIAHLIGNPKFKFIQHNVTDFIYVEGKVDAVLHFASPASPIDYLKLPIQTLKVGSLGTHKALGFAKAKGARFLLASTSEVYGDPLIHPQREEYWGNVNPIGIRGVYDEAKRFAEALTMAYHRYHGLDTRIVRIFNTFGPRMRLNDGRVLPAFMKQALLGEDLTAFGDGTQTRSFCYVDDLVEGVVRLLRADYHEPINIGNPDEITILQFAEEIIEITKSGSMISFMPLPEDDPKVRQPDITRAKEILKWEPKIARKDGLKKTLEYFRSRISSHQE; from the coding sequence GTGTCAACTATCCTAATAACTGGTGGCGCCGGCTTCATAGGTTCGCACCTCTGTGACAGGTTTCTGACAGAGGGCGAAAATGTGATTTGTATGGATAATTTTCTTACCGGAAGTCCCGACAACATCGCCCACCTTATCGGAAATCCGAAATTCAAATTCATCCAGCATAACGTTACGGATTTTATCTATGTTGAAGGAAAAGTTGACGCCGTACTCCACTTCGCTAGCCCGGCTTCACCTATAGATTACCTCAAGCTGCCCATCCAGACTTTGAAAGTTGGTTCGTTAGGGACACACAAGGCACTCGGTTTCGCTAAGGCGAAAGGAGCTCGTTTTCTTTTGGCATCGACGAGCGAAGTCTACGGGGATCCGCTTATCCACCCCCAGCGCGAAGAGTACTGGGGGAATGTCAATCCGATTGGGATACGCGGGGTGTATGACGAAGCAAAGCGATTCGCCGAGGCACTGACAATGGCATATCACAGGTATCATGGTCTCGACACCCGCATCGTCAGGATATTTAACACGTTCGGTCCAAGGATGCGGCTTAACGATGGAAGAGTCCTTCCCGCCTTTATGAAACAGGCTCTGTTAGGAGAAGACCTCACTGCATTCGGCGATGGGACACAAACTCGCAGCTTTTGTTATGTGGATGATTTAGTCGAAGGTGTAGTTCGCCTATTGAGAGCAGACTACCATGAACCGATCAACATTGGCAATCCTGACGAAATTACTATCTTGCAGTTTGCTGAAGAGATCATCGAGATTACGAAGTCCGGAAGTATGATTTCCTTCATGCCTTTGCCAGAAGACGATCCGAAAGTTAGGCAGCCTGATATAACGAGAGCGAAAGAAATACTGAAGTGGGAGCCAAAGATAGCGAGAAAAGATGGTCTGAAGAAAACTCTTGAATATTTTCGATCGAGGATTTCTTCCCACCAAGAATGA
- the gmd gene encoding GDP-mannose 4,6-dehydratase, whose protein sequence is MKKALITGITGQDGSYLAELLLSKGYEVHGIIRRASSFNTSRIDHIYVDPHEPNVRLFLHFGDLSDSEEISSIIYNIKPDEVYHLAAQSHVRVSFDTPEYTGNVTALGTTRILETLRRSGHDIRFYQASSSEMFGSSLPPQSEETPFKPRSPYAAAKVYAYWMTRNYREGQGVFACNGILFNHESPRRGETFVTRKISVAVANILAGKQKKIFLGNLDAKRDWGFAPEYVEMMWRMLQAEKPGDYVVGTSENHSVREFIEHAFKYVGISVSWSGCGVQEKGIAESVDERWHHILKPGSIILEIDPWYFRPTEVEDLRADITKVKNIFGWTPRVNLEALVKIMVDYDMKALALTPPGEGEKICSMKGFECYHF, encoded by the coding sequence ATGAAGAAAGCTCTTATCACCGGCATCACGGGGCAGGATGGCTCGTACCTCGCCGAACTTCTACTGTCGAAGGGATACGAAGTTCATGGGATAATTAGGCGCGCATCGTCCTTTAATACCTCGCGAATTGATCACATCTATGTCGATCCTCATGAGCCAAACGTGAGATTATTCCTTCACTTCGGTGATTTGTCTGACTCAGAAGAGATTTCAAGCATTATCTACAACATTAAACCCGATGAAGTGTACCACCTGGCCGCTCAAAGCCACGTTAGAGTGAGCTTTGATACTCCAGAGTATACCGGGAACGTCACTGCTTTAGGCACAACCCGCATTCTCGAGACTCTTAGAAGGAGTGGCCACGACATAAGGTTCTATCAGGCATCGAGCAGTGAAATGTTTGGATCCTCGCTCCCTCCTCAGAGCGAGGAAACACCGTTCAAGCCGAGAAGTCCGTACGCGGCTGCCAAAGTATATGCGTACTGGATGACTAGGAATTATCGAGAAGGGCAGGGCGTATTTGCATGTAATGGTATTCTGTTCAATCATGAATCTCCGAGGCGTGGCGAAACATTCGTAACTCGCAAAATCAGTGTCGCAGTGGCAAACATCCTGGCGGGGAAACAGAAAAAAATCTTCCTCGGAAATCTGGACGCAAAGCGAGATTGGGGGTTCGCTCCGGAATATGTTGAAATGATGTGGCGTATGCTCCAGGCTGAAAAGCCGGGTGATTATGTGGTCGGGACATCTGAAAATCATTCGGTGAGAGAATTTATTGAGCATGCATTCAAATATGTGGGAATATCTGTTTCTTGGAGTGGTTGCGGTGTCCAAGAGAAAGGTATCGCGGAATCAGTTGATGAAAGATGGCATCATATCCTCAAGCCGGGTAGCATCATCCTTGAGATTGATCCGTGGTATTTTAGGCCGACGGAGGTCGAGGATCTGAGAGCGGACATAACAAAAGTCAAAAATATATTTGGATGGACGCCGCGAGTGAACCTTGAAGCTCTAGTGAAAATCATGGTAGATTACGACATGAAAGCGTTAGCTCTCACGCCTCCCGGGGAGGGCGAAAAAATATGTTCTATGAAGGGATTCGAATGCTATCATTTTTGA
- a CDS encoding UDP-glucose/GDP-mannose dehydrogenase family protein: MKISVIGTGYVGLVTGTCFAETGNNVVCMDVDAKKIAQLKKRKSPIYEPGLDSLLEKNINAGRLSFTTSLKEAVIDSQVIFLCLPTPPGADGGADLKYVIDVSQEIGKIIDTESRGTRGKLQGNAGEAAYKLLVTKSTVPIGTGDKIKEILKRYSNVKLEMASNPEFLKEGNAIQDFMFPDRVVLGVENEKAEQTLRELYEPFVRTGAPILLMEIRSAEMVKYAANAFLATRISFINEIASLCEKLEADVDKVRMAIGYDNRIGQKFLFPGIGWGGSCFPKDVKALIKMGEEVSVGTPVVSAVNAVNERQKRVLPQKVKRHFGLDLKDKKFAIWGLSFKPKTDDMREASSVVVIEELLKCRATVSAFDPVAMENAERIFGKKVSYAKDPYAALKNADALLLITEWQEFREPDFEKMKMLMKNPVIFDGRNIYNPGKVRAAGFEYYGIGRK; encoded by the coding sequence GTGAAGATTTCCGTAATTGGTACCGGCTATGTCGGGCTTGTCACAGGCACATGTTTCGCCGAGACGGGGAATAATGTTGTCTGCATGGATGTGGACGCGAAGAAAATCGCACAGCTAAAGAAAAGGAAGTCTCCGATATACGAGCCGGGGCTCGATTCGCTTCTTGAAAAAAATATCAATGCAGGGCGGCTTTCGTTTACGACTTCTTTGAAGGAAGCCGTTATCGATTCTCAAGTGATTTTTCTTTGCCTCCCAACTCCACCCGGTGCGGATGGAGGGGCTGACCTGAAATATGTGATTGATGTTTCGCAGGAAATCGGGAAAATAATAGATACGGAATCACGGGGAACGCGCGGCAAGCTTCAGGGAAACGCCGGAGAGGCCGCATATAAGCTCCTTGTTACAAAAAGCACCGTTCCTATAGGAACAGGCGACAAAATTAAGGAAATTCTCAAGAGATATTCTAATGTAAAGCTTGAGATGGCTTCTAATCCGGAATTTTTGAAGGAAGGGAATGCAATCCAGGATTTCATGTTCCCTGATCGCGTCGTTCTAGGCGTCGAGAATGAGAAGGCGGAGCAAACTCTTCGTGAATTATATGAGCCCTTCGTTCGCACAGGAGCGCCGATTCTCTTGATGGAAATCCGCAGTGCCGAAATGGTAAAGTATGCCGCGAATGCGTTTCTTGCTACGCGGATATCTTTCATAAATGAGATAGCATCGCTTTGCGAAAAACTTGAAGCTGATGTGGACAAAGTCCGGATGGCGATTGGCTACGATAACAGGATTGGTCAGAAATTTCTTTTTCCAGGAATCGGATGGGGGGGAAGCTGTTTCCCGAAAGATGTCAAGGCGCTTATCAAAATGGGCGAGGAAGTATCGGTTGGAACGCCGGTTGTCTCAGCCGTGAATGCCGTCAACGAACGGCAGAAAAGAGTCCTCCCCCAAAAAGTAAAGAGACATTTTGGCCTCGACCTGAAAGACAAAAAATTTGCTATATGGGGATTATCCTTCAAACCGAAAACCGATGACATGAGGGAGGCCTCCTCTGTAGTCGTAATCGAGGAGTTGTTGAAATGCCGCGCAACGGTGTCGGCATTCGATCCGGTTGCCATGGAGAATGCAGAGAGAATCTTTGGGAAAAAAGTTTCTTATGCCAAAGACCCATATGCCGCTTTGAAAAATGCCGATGCATTGTTATTGATAACCGAATGGCAGGAATTCCGAGAACCGGATTTCGAGAAGATGAAGATGTTGATGAAGAACCCTGTAATATTTGATGGGAGGAATATATATAATCCTGGCAAGGTGAGAGCGGCAGGGTTCGAGTATTATGGAATTGGAAGAAAATAA
- a CDS encoding Gfo/Idh/MocA family oxidoreductase, giving the protein MKIGIVGLGYWGPNLVRNFLGIDNVTEVHAVDKNESRLHQIAKRLPGAKYRNDYEEMLKSSGVDAVAIATPVASHFPLAKMALEYGKHVLIEKPLTASVREAEELCNLAAKKNLVLMVDHTFLFTGAVMKMKELIDSGEVGDLYYFDSVRINLGLFQHDVNVIWDLATHDISIMNHLIDRKPIAVSAYGTSHYNHVEDVAYVVVKFEDNLIAHFHVNWLAPVKIRRILLGGQRKMIVYDDMEPSEKIKVYDKGVEIKSKEGIYQTLIQYRTGDMYAPKLEGIEALSLLCNNFVKSVFKEATPASDGISGLNVVRILAAANRSLQNNGKDILLD; this is encoded by the coding sequence ATGAAGATTGGTATCGTTGGGCTGGGGTATTGGGGACCAAACCTAGTGCGAAATTTCCTTGGCATCGACAATGTCACGGAAGTTCATGCGGTAGATAAGAATGAATCTCGTCTGCATCAGATTGCGAAAAGGCTGCCGGGGGCAAAGTATCGAAATGATTACGAAGAAATGCTCAAGTCAAGCGGGGTCGATGCCGTTGCAATCGCAACGCCGGTGGCGAGCCACTTCCCTCTGGCAAAAATGGCGCTGGAATACGGAAAGCACGTGCTTATTGAGAAACCGCTAACTGCTTCGGTTAGGGAAGCCGAGGAGCTCTGCAATCTCGCAGCTAAGAAGAATCTCGTATTGATGGTGGATCACACGTTTCTCTTCACCGGTGCGGTAATGAAGATGAAAGAACTGATCGATTCCGGTGAGGTGGGTGATCTCTATTATTTTGACTCGGTCAGAATAAATTTGGGTTTATTCCAGCATGACGTAAATGTGATCTGGGATCTTGCTACTCACGATATCTCGATTATGAACCATCTCATAGACAGAAAGCCCATCGCAGTCAGTGCTTACGGCACATCCCATTATAATCATGTGGAAGATGTTGCTTATGTGGTAGTGAAGTTCGAGGATAACCTCATCGCACATTTCCATGTCAACTGGCTTGCACCCGTGAAAATACGACGCATACTCCTCGGAGGACAGAGAAAGATGATTGTCTATGACGATATGGAGCCGAGCGAGAAAATAAAGGTCTACGACAAAGGCGTGGAAATAAAATCCAAAGAAGGAATTTACCAGACCCTCATCCAATACAGAACGGGCGACATGTACGCTCCGAAGCTGGAAGGAATCGAGGCTCTCTCTTTGCTCTGCAACAATTTTGTGAAGAGCGTCTTTAAGGAAGCGACCCCCGCTTCCGATGGAATCTCCGGACTGAACGTCGTAAGAATATTAGCGGCTGCAAATCGTTCTTTGCAGAATAACGGCAAAGATATCCTGCTCGACTAA
- a CDS encoding lipid II flippase MurJ yields MNILRIESYKRGMVFSSLFNIGSKALTFFQSIVIAYYFGAQAGTDVFFYCLSAIGFISSYFVSVNQAVLIPEAMRISIQDNKGKSIRFLNFFLLLYVLISLLVILILYMSPIKTFLLISRFDQGVLQSNAEIILLAIPLLFLMNLSSVLVDILTSYKFFTMPMVASMTYSSFALVFIFAFHNVLAIASIIIGLLVGYSVNVVVLLALLKTKVEWEFKVGGVSIGWRNWKNLILIQLGNITTTLGSYLPLYLISGFNTGVVTALNYGQRVSNIPDQLITTQVSQVSAIKFNELYALRQFSKLNDAFVEAASFLMFFFIPISFILFQFSPEIIKLLYQRGAFDPKSVMITSEFLKYFGLTLPFVALNTLSTRLMMAGQKIKASFFSQIVVNVIFLVLLCYLVGRIGPLGYPLSVVLYLPISVLPYNFFLFRVLFPELAYWRVIRNFLLITLVNVAVSAPIYFLIRVGFEGALFLFLSVFYYFVVVIVINYRFTISEQTKELSRLTINRLIVTLHYGFS; encoded by the coding sequence TTGAATATTCTCAGAATCGAATCATATAAGAGAGGAATGGTTTTCTCCTCTTTATTTAACATCGGATCTAAGGCGTTAACGTTCTTCCAGAGCATCGTGATAGCCTATTATTTTGGTGCCCAGGCCGGGACGGACGTATTTTTCTACTGCCTGTCGGCCATTGGATTTATATCTTCATATTTTGTTAGCGTCAACCAAGCAGTGCTGATACCGGAAGCGATGAGAATCTCCATTCAAGACAACAAGGGGAAATCCATCCGCTTCTTGAATTTCTTTCTGCTCCTTTACGTGCTGATCAGCCTGCTGGTGATTCTTATACTCTATATGAGTCCGATCAAAACCTTCCTTCTTATCTCCAGGTTTGATCAGGGAGTTTTGCAGTCGAATGCAGAAATAATTCTTCTTGCCATTCCACTCCTCTTCCTGATGAATCTATCTTCCGTCTTGGTTGACATTCTGACCTCCTATAAGTTTTTTACCATGCCGATGGTTGCCAGCATGACGTACAGCAGCTTCGCTCTGGTGTTCATTTTCGCCTTCCACAATGTTCTAGCAATAGCCAGTATTATCATCGGTTTGCTTGTCGGGTACTCCGTTAACGTCGTTGTTCTCTTAGCCCTGCTAAAGACGAAAGTGGAATGGGAATTCAAAGTAGGAGGGGTTTCTATCGGATGGAGGAACTGGAAGAATCTTATCCTGATCCAGTTAGGAAACATAACGACTACCCTTGGCTCGTATCTCCCGTTATACCTCATAAGCGGATTCAACACCGGTGTTGTAACCGCTCTTAATTACGGCCAAAGAGTGTCCAACATCCCCGATCAATTAATCACAACTCAAGTGAGCCAAGTCTCTGCAATAAAGTTCAACGAACTTTATGCGTTGAGACAATTCTCGAAATTGAACGATGCTTTTGTAGAGGCGGCTTCGTTCCTTATGTTTTTTTTCATACCTATTAGTTTCATTTTGTTCCAATTCAGTCCGGAAATAATAAAACTGCTTTATCAAAGAGGAGCATTCGATCCAAAGTCAGTTATGATCACGTCAGAATTTCTAAAATATTTTGGCCTTACGCTCCCGTTTGTGGCTCTTAATACATTATCCACTCGATTGATGATGGCAGGACAGAAAATTAAAGCTAGTTTTTTTTCACAAATCGTTGTTAACGTCATTTTCCTCGTACTTCTCTGTTATCTAGTCGGAAGAATCGGCCCGCTTGGCTACCCACTTTCGGTGGTGCTTTACTTGCCTATTAGCGTGCTTCCGTATAACTTCTTTCTCTTCAGAGTACTGTTTCCGGAACTTGCCTACTGGAGAGTCATACGGAACTTCCTGTTGATAACTCTCGTCAATGTGGCAGTGTCGGCCCCGATTTATTTTTTGATTCGTGTGGGATTTGAGGGAGCGCTCTTTCTCTTCCTGAGCGTGTTCTACTATTTTGTCGTTGTCATTGTTATCAATTATCGGTTTACGATAAGTGAACAAACAAAAGAACTGTCAAGGTTGACAATCAATAGATTGATCGTCACCTTGCATTACGGGTTCTCTTAG
- a CDS encoding class I SAM-dependent methyltransferase — MNFTGYAKYYDLLYGDKDYVSEARYAQSLIEKFGAGSRRSILDIGCGTGRHAEYLSGLGYEVDGIDRSREMISIAESRSISRCHFKVGDATTFVSEKKYDVVLSLFHVLSYQTKNEDVELMLTNAGQSVRRGGLVLFDFWYGPAVLTEKPSTRVKTVESDGLVIQRVARGHLREDQNIVDVEIDVLALNHATHSYERLNEVHPMRYFFIPELDFFLSKVGLQSKAYFAWESQDPPSPSSWSASCVAVKVS, encoded by the coding sequence ATGAATTTCACTGGCTACGCAAAATATTATGATCTCCTGTACGGCGACAAGGATTATGTCTCAGAAGCGCGGTATGCGCAATCACTGATCGAAAAATTCGGCGCCGGTTCAAGACGCTCCATTCTTGATATTGGATGTGGCACTGGACGGCACGCCGAATATCTCTCAGGGCTAGGTTACGAGGTTGATGGAATTGATCGGTCGAGAGAAATGATTTCGATAGCAGAAAGTCGAAGTATATCGCGGTGTCACTTCAAGGTAGGTGACGCAACGACATTTGTTTCGGAAAAAAAATACGATGTGGTACTTTCATTGTTCCATGTTCTCAGCTATCAAACAAAGAATGAAGATGTGGAGCTGATGTTGACAAATGCAGGACAAAGCGTCCGGAGGGGTGGGCTGGTACTTTTTGATTTCTGGTACGGACCTGCGGTCTTGACAGAAAAGCCATCCACAAGGGTCAAAACGGTCGAGAGCGATGGGCTGGTTATCCAACGTGTGGCCCGCGGCCATCTACGCGAAGACCAGAATATCGTTGATGTAGAAATCGACGTTCTGGCGCTTAACCACGCGACGCATAGTTACGAGCGACTCAATGAAGTTCATCCTATGCGTTATTTCTTTATTCCGGAGTTGGATTTTTTTCTTTCAAAGGTTGGGTTGCAGTCGAAAGCGTATTTTGCCTGGGAAAGTCAGGATCCGCCGAGTCCGTCAAGCTGGAGTGCATCTTGCGTCGCAGTGAAAGTTTCATAA
- a CDS encoding formyltransferase family protein translates to MLRVAVLGKNDIAIEATKILTGNQNCEMVFVSPNNSDPGEDGWQRSFKKFAIEQKIPTATFPKIKSKDSIESLIKSRIDLLFSFQYDQIINQEVIDTAKFGAINLHFAPLPKYRGVSPIAMAMLNGENEFGVTLHYMDPGVDTGDIIAQKIFDMSFVKSARELYDLCVGKSVELLRENVDDILRLKNSRVPQDNSRASYYPAGLIDFKKNVVSWNRDTRSLYNWIRAFIFPPFQYPVFQSDGTTFEVLESSPDYRKNKYEKPGTVVFKKGNFYKVATHDSYLDVFVRESRDKL, encoded by the coding sequence ATGCTTAGAGTTGCTGTTCTAGGAAAGAACGATATCGCAATAGAGGCCACAAAAATCTTGACGGGGAATCAAAATTGCGAGATGGTTTTTGTGTCTCCCAATAATAGCGATCCTGGAGAAGATGGATGGCAAAGGTCGTTCAAGAAATTTGCCATTGAGCAGAAAATACCTACGGCGACTTTTCCAAAAATAAAATCTAAAGACTCAATTGAGTCTCTCATCAAATCGCGAATTGATCTCTTGTTTTCGTTTCAATATGACCAAATAATTAATCAGGAGGTCATCGATACGGCTAAGTTTGGAGCTATCAATCTTCATTTTGCTCCTCTCCCCAAGTACCGTGGGGTCTCTCCGATCGCGATGGCAATGTTGAATGGAGAAAATGAATTCGGGGTCACTCTCCACTACATGGATCCTGGGGTGGATACAGGGGATATCATAGCACAGAAGATTTTTGATATGTCTTTTGTAAAAAGTGCCAGGGAGCTTTATGATCTTTGTGTTGGCAAAAGTGTGGAATTACTAAGGGAAAATGTGGATGACATATTGAGGCTGAAGAATTCCAGGGTACCTCAGGATAATTCAAGAGCCTCGTATTATCCAGCAGGTCTCATAGATTTTAAGAAAAATGTGGTGAGTTGGAATAGGGACACGCGATCATTATATAATTGGATTCGCGCATTTATCTTTCCACCTTTTCAATATCCGGTCTTTCAGTCGGACGGAACTACGTTTGAGGTTCTCGAGTCGAGCCCAGATTATCGGAAAAACAAGTATGAGAAACCCGGGACAGTGGTTTTCAAAAAGGGTAACTTTTACAAAGTGGCTACCCACGATAGTTATCTTGACGTGTTTGTCCGAGAATCTCGAGACAAACTATGA
- a CDS encoding SDR family oxidoreductase, with translation MKYLVTGGAGFIGSNIVEELLRRGQEVRVLDNFSTGKRQNIEKIQERIELIEGNICSYHIVRRAAVGVDVILHQAALPSVPRSIADPITSNEVNVDGTLNVLNAAKECGVKRIVFASSSSVYGNATELPKHEGLNSNPMSPYAVSKLAGEKYCEVFSRLYGLETIALRYFNVFGPRQDPDSQYSAVIPRFITKMLHDEQPVIYGDGKTSRDFTFISNVVNVNLLAADSKIEPGSCFNCACDREISLNDLVATINVVLGKKISPIYAAARPGDIKHSRGSIDQLRRKLHFLPTNNFEDEISLTVEWFQKKHLR, from the coding sequence ATGAAATATCTTGTGACCGGGGGAGCAGGATTCATCGGCTCCAATATTGTGGAAGAGCTACTACGTAGAGGTCAGGAAGTTCGAGTCTTAGATAATTTTTCGACCGGTAAGAGACAAAACATCGAGAAGATACAGGAACGCATCGAGTTGATAGAAGGCAACATCTGCAGTTATCACATAGTACGTCGAGCGGCGGTCGGAGTAGACGTGATTCTACATCAAGCTGCTCTCCCTTCTGTGCCGCGATCTATAGCGGATCCTATCACTTCTAATGAAGTGAACGTCGATGGAACTCTCAATGTATTGAACGCCGCAAAGGAATGCGGAGTAAAGAGGATAGTATTCGCGTCATCTTCTTCTGTTTACGGTAATGCAACAGAATTACCGAAGCATGAAGGATTAAATTCTAATCCCATGTCGCCTTACGCTGTTTCTAAACTTGCCGGGGAAAAATATTGCGAAGTATTCTCACGATTGTATGGACTCGAGACGATCGCGTTACGATATTTCAACGTCTTTGGTCCGAGACAGGATCCCGATTCGCAATACTCGGCGGTGATTCCCAGATTCATAACGAAGATGCTTCACGACGAGCAACCCGTGATTTATGGTGATGGCAAGACAAGCAGAGATTTTACATTCATCTCAAATGTAGTAAACGTAAATCTGTTGGCTGCCGATTCAAAGATTGAACCTGGTTCCTGCTTCAACTGTGCGTGTGACAGAGAAATTTCTCTTAACGATCTTGTGGCAACAATAAACGTGGTTCTCGGAAAGAAGATTTCGCCAATTTACGCTGCAGCGAGGCCTGGCGACATAAAGCATTCTCGTGGGTCTATTGACCAGCTAAGGAGAAAGCTGCATTTCCTGCCTACAAACAACTTTGAAGACGAAATCAGTCTTACAGTGGAGTGGTTTCAGAAAAAACATCTTCGGTGA